The Streptomyces cyanogenus DNA segment GCGGGCTTGCTCCAGACACCCTCGATGGCCTGGGCCAGGTCCTTGACGTCCGTGAAGCCCGCGAACTTCGCGTTGGGGCGTTCGGCGCGCATCGCGTCGTGCACCAGCGCCTTCACCACCAGGATCGTAGCCGCGGACGTCGGCCCCTCGGCGCCCCCCGCCTTGCGGAAGAAGTCGGCCATGGCGAGCGTCCACGCCTCGGCGGCGGCCTTGGCCGCGGAGTAGGCCGCGTTACCGGCGGTCGGCTTCGAGGCGCCGGCCGCACTGATCAGGACGTAACGGCCGCGCTCGCTGCGCTGCAGGGCCTCGTGGAACGCCAGGGAGGTGTGCTGCACGGTCTTGACGAGCAGCAGCTCCAGGAAGTCCCAGTCGTCGAGGCTGGTCTTGGTGAAGGTCTCGCTGCCGCGCCAGCCACCGACCAGGTGCACCAGGCCGTCGACCCGCCCGAAGTCCTTCTCGATGTGCGCGGCCCAGTCCCGGGTGGACTCCAGGTTCAGCAGGTCCACCGTGTCGCCGGTGACGGAGGCTCCACCCGAGGCGTAGCGGGCCGCGTCCACGGCCTCCGACAGCCGCTGCGGGTCGTTGTCCGCGCCGACGACGGTCGCCCCGGCCTCGGCCAGGCGCAGCAGCGTCGCGCGGCCGGCGGGTCCACCCGCGCCGGCCACCGCGATCACCGCACCGCTGAGAGGTCCGTTCGCGCCGTTCCTCATGTTCTTCCCCTCTGGAGCAGTGTCCTGGACGCGGTCGCTCACGCGGCGACCCGCTCGGCGCCGTCCGCCGTGATGCCCTTGGTGGAGGCGATCACGTTCTTCAGCTTCTTGGACAGGGCCTCATAGAACATGCTCAGCGGAAACTCGTCCGGAAGCACATCGTCCACCAGCTTGCGCGGGGGCTGGGTCAGGTCCAGGGCGTCCGGGCCCTTGGCCCACTTGGAACCGGGGTGCGGGGCGAGGTAGGTGGAGACCAGCTCGTAGCCGGCGAACCAGTGCACCAGCTTCGGGCGGTCGATGCCGTCCTTGTAGAGCTTCTCGATGTCGGCGCACAGCTGGTTGGTGACCTGCGGGGCGCGCTCCCAGTCGATGGAGAGCTTGTTGTCGGTCCAGCGGACGACGTCGTGCTTGTGCAGGTAGGCGAAGAGCAGCTGGCCGCCGAGGCCGTCGTAGTTGCGGTTGCGGTCGCCCGTGACGGGGAAGCGGAACATCCGGTCGAAGAGCACCGCGTACTGCACGTCACGGGCCTGCGGGACGCCGTCCGCCTGGAGCTTCACGGCCTCCTTGAAGGCGGTGAGGTCACAGCGCAGCTCCTCCAGGCCGTACATCCAGAACGGCTGGCGCTGCTTGATCATGAACGGGTCGAACGGCAGGTCGCCGTGGCTGTGGGTGCGGTCGTGGACCATGTCCCACAGGACGAAGGCCTCCTCGCAGCGCTTCTGGTCGTGGACCATCGCGGCGATGTCCTCGGGCAGCTCCAGGCCCAGGATGTCCACGGCGGCCTCGGTCACGCGGCGGAAGCGGGCGGCCTCGCGGTCACAGAAGATGCCACCCCAGGAGAAACGTTCCGGCGCCTCACGGACGGCGATGGTCTCCGGGAAGAGCACGGCGGAGTTGGTGTCGTAGCCCGAGGTGAAGTCCTCGAAGGTGATGCCACAGAAGAGCGGGTTGTCGTAACGGGTGCGCTCCAGCTCGGCCAGCCAGTCCGGCCAGACCATGCGCAGCACGACCGCTTCGAGGTTGCGGTCGGGGTTGCCGTTCTGCGTGTACATCGGGAAGACGACCAGGTGCTGCAGGCCGTCCGCCCGGTTCGCGGCCGGCTGGAAGGCCAGCAGGGAGTCAAGGAAGTCCGGCACCTGGAAGCCGCCCTCGGCCCAGCGGCGGAGGTCCTTCACCAGCGCCTGGTGGTAGGCGGCATCGTGCGGGAGCAGCGGGGAGAGCTGCTCGACCGCGTCCGCGACACGCTCGACGGCCGTCACGGCGTCGGCCCGCCGCGGGGCGCCCTCGGCGTCGAAGTCGATCGATCCGTCCGTCGACTGCCATGGCCGGATCTGCTCCACGGCATCCTTGAGCACGG contains these protein-coding regions:
- a CDS encoding DUF6421 family protein, giving the protein MTEILVQSGAEDRVSPLTRVVEHPAWPVLKDAVEQIRPWQSTDGSIDFDAEGAPRRADAVTAVERVADAVEQLSPLLPHDAAYHQALVKDLRRWAEGGFQVPDFLDSLLAFQPAANRADGLQHLVVFPMYTQNGNPDRNLEAVVLRMVWPDWLAELERTRYDNPLFCGITFEDFTSGYDTNSAVLFPETIAVREAPERFSWGGIFCDREAARFRRVTEAAVDILGLELPEDIAAMVHDQKRCEEAFVLWDMVHDRTHSHGDLPFDPFMIKQRQPFWMYGLEELRCDLTAFKEAVKLQADGVPQARDVQYAVLFDRMFRFPVTGDRNRNYDGLGGQLLFAYLHKHDVVRWTDNKLSIDWERAPQVTNQLCADIEKLYKDGIDRPKLVHWFAGYELVSTYLAPHPGSKWAKGPDALDLTQPPRKLVDDVLPDEFPLSMFYEALSKKLKNVIASTKGITADGAERVAA
- a CDS encoding SDR family oxidoreductase, which produces MRNGANGPLSGAVIAVAGAGGPAGRATLLRLAEAGATVVGADNDPQRLSEAVDAARYASGGASVTGDTVDLLNLESTRDWAAHIEKDFGRVDGLVHLVGGWRGSETFTKTSLDDWDFLELLLVKTVQHTSLAFHEALQRSERGRYVLISAAGASKPTAGNAAYSAAKAAAEAWTLAMADFFRKAGGAEGPTSAATILVVKALVHDAMRAERPNAKFAGFTDVKDLAQAIEGVWSKPAAEVNGNRLWLTEKP